The genomic stretch ACCGTCATAATCTCACGTATAGGCCGGTTTTGGTCTTTTATAAACCGAAGGTCACGATTGGTAATGATTCCCTTTAGCACCTTATTTTCATCCACTACTGGAATGCCCCCTATGTGAAATTCCCTCATAATTGTCTCAGCATCGCGGACTTTAGCATCGATATGCAGTGTGATAGGATCTAAAATCATCCCAGCCTGAGAGCGTTTCACTTTCCGTACTTGAGCCGCTTGCTGCTCTATAGACATGTTTTTGTGAATGAATCCCAAACCACCTTCTAGAGCAATAGCGATAGCCAGTTCCGCTTCGGTAACCGTGTCCATAGCAGCGGAAACCAATGGAATGTTTAACCTGATTTTTTTGGTGAGTTGGGTGGAGGTATTCGTGTCGCGTGGAAGGACTTCTGAATAACCTGGAACAAGAAGCACATCGTCGTAGGTGAGTGCTTCAAAGAGGAACTTGTCGGAGTTTCTATTCATGGCAAATATTGGTGTGAGGTAACCCTATTTGCCCGTCAAAGTTACACACAAAATCCAATGCCAAACCACTTCCCTCAAAAATAAATTTGGAATTCCCTACTAATTCCTCTGAAAACAAAATTCCAGACGGAGGGAAATAAACGGATTAGCATTGAATTTTGGCACAAAGCATGTCTTTTCACAGAAACTAACCTACTAAGTGAAGCTCTACTTTTTCTGTAGGCGGGCAATATAGAATCCATCAAATCCACTTTCCTGAGCCAAGACTTTTTGGTCTTCTATCAGCTCAAAGTCTTTACCTGCCTCACTTGCCAGAAATTTTGCGATTTGATCCTGATTTTCAGAAGGTAAAATACTGCAAGTAGCATACACCATTTGCCCTCCTGGCTTCACCATAGACGGGTAGCTTTGGAGGATTTCCTGCTGCGTCTGACGTACTTTCTCAATAGATTCTTCGCTCAGTTTCCATTTCGTGTCTGGATTTCTTCGCAAAACCCCTAATCCAGAACAAGGCACATCCAAAAGTAATCTATCGGCGGTTTCTTTCATCCGCTTAATTGTCTTGGAACCCTCGATGACTTTACGCTCGATAATAGAGACTCCATCACGGCGGGCTCTCAGTTTTGTTTGCTGTAATTTCCATTCTTCCACATCCATCGAAAGCACTTTGCCTTTGTTCTGCATCAAAGCTGCAATATGAAGGGATTTTCCTCCAGCTCCTGCGCAGGCATCGATCACGCGCATTCCCGGCTCTACGGCCAAGGCTGCAGCCACTAGTTGAGAAGAAGCATCTTGTACTTCAAACATTCCTTCTTTAAAAGCTGGATTGCGGAAGACGTTTGTACGCTCATCCAGAATCAAGGCATCAGGATAACCCTTGATAATATGCGTATGAATATTATCCTCGGCCAATCTATTCTTCA from Algoriphagus sp. NG3 encodes the following:
- a CDS encoding class I SAM-dependent methyltransferase, which gives rise to MKLHNNTIRGVHTALAAIFEEGQYADKVIERTLKSNPKWGARDRSFIAETTYEMVRWWRLINYLSPSKEPYDLFGTYWLMQGHTLPPWEEFAKINPDKLKEKYEKLDDPAKLESVPDWLFDLGKKELGDKWEAEIHSLNQEAQVVLRVNTLKTTRERLKNRLAEDNIHTHIIKGYPDALILDERTNVFRNPAFKEGMFEVQDASSQLVAAALAVEPGMRVIDACAGAGGKSLHIAALMQNKGKVLSMDVEEWKLQQTKLRARRDGVSIIERKVIEGSKTIKRMKETADRLLLDVPCSGLGVLRRNPDTKWKLSEESIEKVRQTQQEILQSYPSMVKPGGQMVYATCSILPSENQDQIAKFLASEAGKDFELIEDQKVLAQESGFDGFYIARLQKK